From a single Capsicum annuum cultivar UCD-10X-F1 chromosome 12, UCD10Xv1.1, whole genome shotgun sequence genomic region:
- the LOC107850943 gene encoding GDT1-like protein 2, chloroplastic has protein sequence MAKEIRTGEVVALKKIRMDNKREGEWGDRSMLATIALGTAQFPWGVASGAIAGHLVATSLSILGGAFVANYISEKLVGYLGGVLFLVFAVATFFGGF, from the exons ATGGCAAAAGAAATTAGAACAGGGGAAGTTGTTGCTTTGAAGAAGATACGCATGGACAACAAAAGAGAAGGG GAATGGGGAGATCGATCAATGCTTGCTACAATAGCGCTTGGTACAGCTCAG TTTCCATGGGGCGTGGCAAGTGGTGCCATTGCCGGACACTTGGTTGCTACATCCCTTTCAATACTAGGAGGCGCATTTGTTGCCAATTACATTTCTGAGAAACTG GTTGGTTACTTGGGTGGGGTCCTATTCTTAGTATTTGCTGTTGCTACTTTTTTTGGAGGCTTTTAA